The Salinibaculum sp. SYNS191 genome has a window encoding:
- a CDS encoding NADPH:quinone reductase, with the protein MQAVRYHDHGGRDVLQVEEVDRPTPDDDEVLVEVAAASVNPVDTKFRDGETFQPGGLPWIPGSDVAGTVVETGPDASGYEVGDRVFATGLGNDLPGTCAEYVAVPAELLARIPEGVEAETAAATALVGVTAWQTLVEACNLRPAETCLVHGGSGGVGHVAVQLAAATGATVTTTASTGYHDRLRELGADSVFDYRRDDLAEAVGNAGAPDVILDHRFDEYLPFDARVAAQDGRIAVIGNRDLRATHDNVPRCRGKSLSFHHVSMFNTPDVGAVLDSLATLMADGDLAAVVARRYSLDNVDEAHRAVVEDSYLGKLVVVP; encoded by the coding sequence ATGCAGGCAGTCAGATACCACGACCACGGCGGGAGAGACGTGCTGCAGGTCGAAGAGGTCGACAGACCGACGCCGGACGACGACGAGGTACTGGTAGAGGTTGCCGCCGCGTCGGTCAACCCCGTCGACACGAAGTTCCGCGACGGCGAGACGTTCCAGCCGGGTGGGCTCCCCTGGATACCGGGGTCGGACGTGGCCGGCACCGTCGTCGAGACCGGCCCGGACGCCAGCGGGTACGAGGTGGGTGACAGGGTGTTCGCGACGGGGCTCGGGAACGACCTGCCGGGGACCTGCGCGGAGTACGTCGCGGTCCCGGCGGAACTGCTCGCGAGGATTCCGGAGGGAGTCGAGGCGGAGACGGCCGCGGCGACGGCGCTCGTCGGCGTGACCGCGTGGCAGACGCTCGTAGAGGCCTGCAACCTCCGGCCGGCCGAAACCTGTCTCGTCCACGGCGGCAGCGGCGGCGTAGGTCACGTCGCCGTCCAGCTCGCGGCCGCGACGGGTGCGACCGTCACGACGACGGCCTCGACGGGCTACCACGACCGCCTCCGGGAACTGGGAGCCGACAGCGTCTTCGACTACCGACGGGACGACCTCGCGGAAGCGGTCGGGAACGCCGGTGCCCCCGACGTGATTCTGGACCACCGCTTCGACGAGTACCTCCCCTTCGACGCGCGGGTCGCGGCCCAGGACGGACGCATCGCGGTCATCGGGAACCGGGACCTCCGGGCGACCCACGACAACGTCCCGCGGTGTCGCGGGAAGTCCCTCTCCTTTCACCACGTGAGCATGTTCAACACGCCGGACGTCGGGGCCGTGCTAGACAGCCTCGCGACGCTGATGGCCGACGGCGACCTCGCGGCCGTCGTCGCCCGGCGGTACTCGCTGGACAACGTCGACGAGGCCCACCGCGCAGTCGTCGAGGACAGCTACCTCGGCAAGCTCGTGGTCGTCCCCTGA
- a CDS encoding GNAT family N-acetyltransferase has translation MRATDRPEFDTSDRRRIYEYIERNGAVRPPELSDADIVRVSPDRFRQLVDILKRDGYLEERDGLLRVALDGGATEEFARETLQFEIRPARQEDFPDVVDVIQAVTAERTYIEAETVAEQLDREAALIRHNDLESRMFFVATVEEEVVGWCHVESPEVAKLRHTAELTLGIEADHRRRGIGSHLLHRGLSWAAAHGYEKVHQSLPATNEAAIEFLRSYEWTEEARRRDHYRVDGTDVDEVMMARHLGR, from the coding sequence ATGAGAGCCACGGACCGCCCGGAGTTCGACACGAGCGACAGGCGGCGCATCTACGAGTACATCGAACGGAACGGAGCAGTACGACCGCCGGAGCTCTCCGACGCCGACATCGTCCGGGTCTCGCCGGACCGCTTCCGACAGCTCGTCGACATCCTGAAGCGGGACGGCTATCTGGAGGAACGGGACGGACTGCTCCGCGTCGCGCTCGACGGCGGAGCCACCGAGGAGTTCGCGAGGGAGACACTCCAGTTCGAGATTCGCCCGGCCAGACAGGAGGACTTCCCCGACGTCGTCGACGTCATCCAGGCGGTCACGGCCGAACGGACCTACATCGAGGCCGAGACGGTCGCGGAACAACTCGACCGCGAGGCGGCGCTCATCCGCCACAACGACCTCGAATCACGGATGTTCTTCGTGGCGACCGTCGAGGAGGAGGTCGTCGGCTGGTGTCACGTCGAGTCCCCGGAGGTGGCGAAACTCCGCCACACAGCCGAATTGACCCTCGGCATCGAGGCGGACCACCGCCGTCGGGGAATCGGCAGCCACCTGCTACACCGGGGACTCTCCTGGGCGGCCGCACACGGGTACGAGAAGGTCCACCAGTCGCTCCCGGCGACCAACGAGGCCGCCATCGAGTTCCTCCGGTCCTACGAGTGGACTGAAGAAGCGCGCCGCCGTGACCACTACAGGGTCGACGGGACGGACGTCGACGAGGTGATGATGGCCCGGCACCTCGGGCGCTGA
- a CDS encoding sodium-dependent transporter: MSERATWATRVGFLVAAIGSAVGLGNIWQFPFKTASNGGAVFLVVYLVAVVGIGLPALLAEFVVGRKTKANAVDAFRKLGHPRWRVIGAFGAFIGFWIVSYYSVVGGWVGRYFIGSVTGGYFDAPGQYFGAIATGPEAILFHGLFMTATVTVVALGVNSGIERATKVMVPGIVVMMLGLAVWAATQSGAAAGYSYFLNPDFSTLLANAGDVVPFAVGQAFFTLSLGMAIMITYSSYVGEDTSLFVDGGVIVVMNTLIGVLAGLVVFPVLFANGIDPNTTKAEAIFVAMANAFSQVPGGRLLGMVFFGVVLIAALSSAISLMEVVVSYATDHSTVSRPRLAVLTGTVLFVMGLPSAWDTAWLGWFDTLAYKLFLPLSVLLLLLFVGWVLADEAVEQLLLGSDTGWLGPVWLWTVRTVVVLAVVATLALGLETLLLGGDIVPPV, translated from the coding sequence ATGAGTGAACGAGCGACGTGGGCGACGAGGGTGGGCTTTCTCGTCGCGGCAATCGGGAGCGCAGTGGGGCTTGGCAACATCTGGCAGTTCCCGTTCAAGACGGCCTCGAACGGGGGCGCGGTGTTCCTCGTGGTCTACCTGGTGGCCGTCGTCGGAATCGGGTTGCCTGCCCTGCTGGCAGAGTTCGTGGTCGGGCGGAAGACGAAAGCCAATGCCGTCGACGCGTTCCGGAAACTCGGCCACCCGCGGTGGCGGGTCATCGGCGCGTTCGGCGCGTTCATCGGGTTCTGGATCGTCTCCTACTACAGCGTCGTCGGGGGCTGGGTCGGACGCTACTTCATCGGGAGCGTCACTGGCGGGTACTTCGACGCGCCGGGGCAGTACTTCGGGGCCATCGCCACCGGTCCGGAGGCGATTCTGTTCCACGGCCTCTTCATGACGGCGACGGTCACCGTCGTCGCCCTCGGCGTCAACAGCGGCATCGAGCGCGCGACGAAGGTGATGGTCCCCGGCATCGTCGTCATGATGCTCGGCCTGGCCGTCTGGGCGGCGACCCAGTCCGGTGCCGCGGCCGGCTACTCGTACTTTCTGAACCCGGACTTCAGCACGCTCCTCGCCAACGCCGGCGACGTCGTCCCCTTCGCCGTCGGGCAGGCTTTCTTCACCCTCTCGCTGGGGATGGCTATCATGATAACTTACTCGTCGTACGTCGGGGAAGACACCAGCCTGTTCGTCGACGGCGGGGTCATCGTCGTCATGAACACGCTCATCGGCGTCCTCGCGGGGCTCGTCGTGTTCCCGGTGCTGTTCGCTAACGGCATCGACCCGAACACGACGAAGGCGGAAGCAATCTTCGTCGCGATGGCCAACGCCTTCAGTCAGGTCCCGGGCGGACGACTGCTCGGGATGGTCTTCTTCGGCGTCGTCCTCATCGCGGCGCTGTCCTCCGCCATCAGTCTCATGGAGGTCGTCGTCTCCTACGCGACGGACCATTCGACCGTGTCCCGGCCCAGGCTGGCAGTCCTCACGGGGACCGTCCTCTTCGTGATGGGACTGCCGTCGGCGTGGGACACGGCCTGGCTCGGCTGGTTCGACACGCTCGCCTACAAGCTGTTCCTGCCGCTATCGGTGCTTCTGTTGCTGCTTTTCGTCGGCTGGGTGCTCGCGGACGAGGCCGTCGAACAACTCCTGCTGGGCAGCGACACCGGCTGGCTCGGCCCGGTCTGGCTCTGGACCGTCCGGACCGTCGTCGTCCTCGCCGTGGTCGCCACGCTGGCGCTCGGCCTGGAGACGCTGCTGCTCGGCGGCGACATCGTGCCGCCGGTGTGA
- a CDS encoding SDR family oxidoreductase has translation MSVSFDFSGDVVLVTGVGGALGSAVAEAFLDAGATVCGADVVEQDSEDFLLADPDRIDFYQGDFTEEAQVQAAVESIVDDHGRLDALANIAGTWRGGTPIHETDADTFDFLFDVNLKTMFLATKHAVPHLQESGGAVVSVSARSSLEGGEGDGIYRATKAGVRLLTETVAEENVGSVRANAIMPSVIDTPMNREMMPDADHDSWVDPADIAQVVMFLSSDAAGVTSGAAVPVYGEA, from the coding sequence ATGTCAGTCTCGTTCGATTTCAGCGGTGACGTCGTGCTGGTGACCGGCGTGGGCGGCGCGCTGGGAAGCGCAGTCGCGGAGGCGTTCCTGGACGCGGGCGCGACGGTCTGCGGCGCGGACGTGGTGGAACAGGACAGCGAGGACTTCCTGCTCGCCGACCCCGACCGCATCGACTTCTACCAGGGCGATTTCACCGAGGAGGCCCAGGTCCAGGCCGCGGTGGAGAGCATCGTCGACGACCACGGCCGCCTCGACGCGCTGGCGAACATCGCGGGGACCTGGCGCGGCGGGACCCCGATACACGAGACAGATGCGGACACCTTCGACTTCCTCTTCGACGTGAACCTCAAGACGATGTTCCTCGCGACGAAGCACGCGGTCCCGCACCTCCAGGAGTCGGGCGGTGCCGTGGTCAGCGTCTCGGCGCGCTCCTCGCTGGAGGGCGGCGAGGGCGACGGCATCTACCGCGCGACCAAGGCCGGCGTCCGACTGCTCACCGAGACGGTCGCGGAGGAGAACGTCGGGAGCGTCCGCGCCAACGCCATCATGCCGAGCGTCATCGACACGCCGATGAACCGCGAGATGATGCCCGACGCCGACCACGACTCGTGGGTCGACCCCGCCGACATCGCGCAGGTCGTCATGTTCCTCTCCTCCGACGCCGCGGGCGTCACGAGCGGCGCGGCGGTCCCGGTCTACGGCGAAGCCTGA